TGTGGACATTCCCAAATCTCAGCAACCTCTGTGactacagtattattattactgacagGATTTCTGGTCAAAACCATGAAAAGAAGACCCACGTTGTTATACACTGGAGTTACTTCTTAAGCTGTTATAGGATGATTAtgtcttttaaaagtgtttcagtctgctgtgtgtgtatgtggttatAGAAGGTGTAAAATGTCATCTCCTCAAATGAACTTGTTTGTCAGGACTTAGATCTGTCTATACATTAACCACATCTGCGCTCCAGACTTACGTAATCTCCCAATAGGTTTGCTAAAGCACAAACAGATCCACCATTTTTAAATGTGCCCACTTCAACAGAAACACTGACCGCTGTTTCTTCAAGGCACGTATGCTAATGTGTAAAAATACATATGCATCTCAGCCATGAAAAGGCCTTTTTATTCCAAAGGTTGTTATAAACATATTGTACAGGATATTTAGACAAGCCGCTATAGTTCCAATAATGAAACAATGCTTTAAGGGCTTATCTCGGACTCCACGCCTAGTTATGTTTGTCACGGCTGGATGGGATCCATGGCGTTCTGCCATTTGCCCAAACAGAGTGGCCTTCACATTGCGAGGCATGCTCAACTACCCAGGAAATTAACAGAAGCCTGTTAAACACACGGCTGCAAAGAATACTGATGATAACGTTTCCTGAAAGTCCAGAGATTTGGTGTAGGAATTGTTGGTTTCCAGAAGTATTGATTGATTTTGAAGGATAGAACTTGCTAAGGGAATAAAATAGCTCCCAGCTCTGCATGTGTAACTTAACAAAAAAGCTGTTCCAGTCTTTACAAACAATTTATACTTAAATATAGATTTACATCTTAAAAGGCTTTTAGAAATCATGTGTAGCGCTTGAATCCTGCTGAATTTAGGAGCTCAGTGATAGTGAATAGTCTTTGACAGCTGGCATAATATGTGACAGAAAAGGCGTATTTGGGCTTTAAAACAGGCCTGTTATCAATATGAATATCCAGAACTGCCCAAATACTTTCCAGCCCTGTCACAAATGATGCCTTTAATGCAAACGGACTCCTGGTGTATCTGCATGAGACGCAGCCCGGGCCTCAGTGAGATGATGCATCTCATTTCTTGGAAAATTCCTACCATTTGGAAATGAGGATTTGATATgtacattgttattatttggCCGATGCACTTCTGTGATTGCGTTATAGGAGCaaacccaaaaacaaaaaaggtgatTCATTCAAACCTGACAACAAACATTATTGTACAGTTTGTTTGaatgagaaattaaaaataaataaagtgtatccCTTTTAAAACCTGCTGGACTTTGGCAAAAGAAACAGCTTGTGTTGTAAATCATTCTTAAGAACATTTGCTGTTAAGATACCTTTTAAATTATGAAATTATTTCCCCATTCATCATACAAAGTTCATGCACTTATCAGatctttcaaacacaaacaaatcgtCCTTaccccttttcttcttctaatatTTTACAGAAAACCAAAGGATCATACTGGTGTTATTAACTTTTTCTTATCTGTGATCCTCAGCTGTCCGCTCACATTAACTCACACTCActatttctgctcatttccgTGTTGATGCGTTTATCAGGCCGTGTTTCCCTAATGGCTCCAGAGTGCATCCAAACCTCCAGAGTTGTCAGTTTAGATCTGCATGCTTCTCCGTCACCGTGAACAGTTCTGCAGTCAGTGCTGCGTCGTCAGATCTGAGAAGGGTTCATCAGCAGACGCCGGGTCAGCTGCTACAGGCATGCATTGCGTACTATTCAGGACTTTGGAGCATAATCATGCAAGTCCTTTTATCTAAAACTGCTTATACATTTAACTGGAGTCATTTAATTGCACTTTGGTAGCTGAAGGTTAAAGGTAAAAGTCCACCTTCTGATCCTCTGACACTGTCTCATATCATCACTTCATTAATTACAGTCATTTGATCATTTTCCAAGAACCCATAAATCCACTTCCCTCAACCTGACTCATTGGTTTCaaatacatttcccataatgcctCTCAAAAGATAACTTGTTGCATTCAAACAAAAGGTTGGTGTGGAGCAACCTGGCCACCCACTACGGTGCATGACAGTGATACTCAGTcgtataatgtgtgtgtctctggaggGAGCTCTGATGACGTCATAGTGATCGGGGTTATCTCAGCTTCGGCATTTAAACGAAAGCTTCCGTTACGAACTGGAGTTGTAGGATTTCCGAAGGTAGTGAGGGTCGAATGAAAGATGCCAttgagttgcatcatgggaattgTAGGATTCAGTGTTTTGTAGAGCTTGTGATCCTTACTGAGGACTAATGCTGTGtgaactccattcagaaaacaagctttttaaaaGATGTTTGCTACCTGACAAACCTGACAAAGCACAAATTACGACTTTTTACAAATCAGCatcaaaatgtctttatttgggcgtcattttgattcatttattgcaattaaatcacagccaaatgtgttttttgggtTTATATCGCTGAAGTACTAGATAGTCGAGcgaaaaatcaaatcaaactttCACTGCATGAAAGTCTGAATATGTAACCCTCTGCTGCATCGATCTTGACTATTCCGTTTTTAGAAATCTATCCCTTGTTTGTCCCAGCTTTCTGGAATACTCAATGTGAATTTGAATATAAATGCTGAATATTGGTGCAAAATGATCAACGCACAGAGGAGTGCACGTAACTGATTTACACTATGAATATTAATGGAAGACAACAACACAGGCAACCAATGATACAGACCCCATAACAGGCAACTCTGTGTAAAGGTGTATGGGGCAGGGTGGATTCTCCTTTGGGTCAATTTGACATCTCATCATTTAAAAGGCCTGAAGTGAAACGAAGCTCTTGTGGCCGGATCGGATTTAGAAGAAGGGGTGACGTATTAATAACAGCAGCATGATCCCTTGAATCCAAGACAAACAGACACCTTCGTATGGCTGTTCTATCAACAGACTGAAGAATGTCACAAAACCATGGCACACTCGTTAAATGACATCTAATGCACATGCTATATTGGCAACAATATTTTGGCTTGATGTGTGGTGAAACCATTGGAATATATGATTGCTCCTAGAAAACAATACCTGATGCTTTAAGTCAGTTTAAAATCTCTGTCTGCAGTGAGGCAATGGAATAGTACATAATGGTAAAAGTTTCTTCAAGTTAAGGTGAAACAAGCATACTCCCTTTTTGAAAAATAGCATTTCCCCAAGTGTGCATCATTTGGCATGTAGCCAAAGTTAATATAACAATTTTGTACTGTAAATCTGAATTAAGGAAGGTTAAGTCATTCGTGTAGTGTTTGTAAATGGAGCAATCTCTTGAAAAAATAGACATCCATGCTTCATGCTTTGCATCTCATTGTGTCCACGCTGTTCTGCTCAGTGTTCTTCATCTGTTTCCAAgaatactttttatattacacACGACCAAAGAGGAAAATAACTGCTGAAATATGATTTGGTAAGGAGCAGCATTGGAAATGTTTGACCTTGTGTATAAAACATGGAAACTCATTTGTCCCGTGTGTGGTAGGCTTTAGATGGATTTCCTTCTCCTCATCAGCTGGTGATTGTCTGTGAAGCTGTGAAGACCCGGAGACACCGAGCTGATGGGCGACGGATAGAAGCTGTTCTTCAAGGTGCTGGGCGAGATCTCCTCGATCTTGTAGGAAACCGAGTGAAAGTACTGATTGGGATTCAGCTGTGAGCTGAACGAGTTCTGATGGGAGAAGGCACAGCCCAGGCCTCCCATCCCTCCCCCAGAGCTGCCGAAGTCATGCGAGTGGTAGTGCATACAGGAGCAGACTGACTGCAAATCAGTCACTTCCTGTCGGTACGGCTCGCGCCGCCGCCGGCCCCGCTGCAGCGATTCGTCCTGGATGTGGATGATCATGCTGTTCCGGTTGCCAGCTAGCGAGGCCCGCTCCTCTGCGTCCCGCCGCTCGTCCTCACTGTTCATAGTCAGGAAGCGGAGCACAACCAGGTTTAGGAAGGCCCCGATGACCGTCAGGCCCACCAGGATATACATGAAGCTAAAGGCCACATACAGGGGCTTCTTCTGGAGCGCCCGGTTCTTTTGAAGGGCCACAAAGTCTCCAAAGCCTATAGTTGTTAATGTGATGAAGCAGTAATAATAAGACTGGAAGAAGCTCCAATCCTCGTAATGGGAGAAGGCAACGGCGCCGATGCACAGTGTGCCGATGCAGGAGAAGAATCCGACAGTCACCATGTTCTCCATGGACACATCAGTGATGCTCATGCCACAGCACTTCTTGATACGCTTCAGGAGGTACTTGACAAAAGTGTTCATCCTCTCGCCCAGACTTTGGAACATAACAAGAGTCAAAGGGATTCCCAGGACGgcataaaacatgcaaaaggCCTTCCCTGCGTCGGTCCCTGGCGCTGCGTGCCCATAGCCTgagaagagagcagacagacagcagaaatTAGTGATGCGGGAAAGATTTGGCCAAAGTGCTCGTGAAGTGGCAGTGGGTTCACGAACTCTACCCGCTACTCAAAAACCCCCAGATCAGCTTTTGTTTACAAACATGACCATGCAAGAAATCTCGTTTTAGAGACGGCCAGCACTGCCAGAAGGGTTATTGAATAGGTGCATGGACGGAAATGTGTCCGCTCATTAATCTTATTTGGGCTCAAAGATTATGGTGGGTGGGGCGTCCAATTAGTCAGAAGTTTCCGGTGAAGCAGAAGGGTCTGGAGGAGGGATTGGAGAGGAGTCATGGGGGAAGCCAATGAAGCTTTTAGCTTAATTGAACTTTATCTTTAGACCACAAACTGctgactcacacacaaacagactttTAGAAATCAACTTGTGGGGCTTACAATAGGATTCATGCactatatttgatttatttttgcaattcCGTATAGATGATTTTATGTGCTTAGCAGGAGTTTACAGTATGAATGAAGCCGACTGCTCCTGAATGTGCAGGGCTGAAAAAAGAGTGTGGTATTGATTATCGCTCCTCTACCACAGACCTTAACTGTGAGTATTAAACACCAAAATCATGGCCAACAAACACCCACCATCCGTTGGCATGTGTACCACTTCAACAACAGCCTTCCAAATGGAGACATAATATTTTTGGTGTACTTTAtggcatttgtttttatttatctatttatttcagATATGTCCTGAGCAAGTTCTGTGTTTTGCACTCTGAAATATTGATTCTGTGTTTTCCCATATGGCTTTCCACCCACTCCAGCATGTGTTGAGTTATGCACTTTTTGAAAAAAATTACTCGGTTCTAGCTTTTCTTATTTGCACATGCAACCAGGACACTTATATTTGCATATACAATGTGTGTTATCAGCCTGAGGTTTTATCGGTGGAGTTTAAAGAAAAACTCAAGGTCTACTAACGTCACGTGATGGCAACAGAGAAAACTTTAATGATGCTTAAGGCTAAATCAAATCAGTGTGGCGGATTGTTTGCATGATCTCAAGTGTGTTTCAGTCTTTGCAAGTTCATAGTGAGCTACAAGAATACAATCTGAaatactgtggcatgctctgggAAAAGGTAAAGTATATGTAAATGCAgtaaaacatgcagaaacactGGTCGGTGCTTGGAAATTGGGGTCTGTGTAGGAGTCTTAAGGATCAGCAGCCCAGTGCAGTGCTGGTGTGTGCCGACTGCAGATGAGCTGATAGAATTCCTTGAACAATAAGTATATGCACATCTTTTCCACAGGCTTCTATCAGCAGTATCAACAACCTAGTTAAACACACAAATCTTTCATACAGACATAAATATTAACCTCCACGTGCTGCTTGTGAACAATCAATGTACACATGTTAGAGCAAAACATGCTTGTGGCATCCAAAAAGTGTTGGTCAATTCTAATTACATCTCAGGATGGATTTGTATTCCTCCCAGCCCTCTGTCTTCTTCCCTTCTTGTTTAAAATTAGCAAATTAATTGATATTGATTCATATTGCTTAAATTTGTTCTCGCACAGTAATTAGGACATAATGAATTACGGTGGCAGCTGTGAAGAAATGACAACTTTCATTTGATTTGCGCTGCGACTCCAGTGTGCAGACAGATTAGCACAAGTCTCCTCCGAAGATAATGTTTCAACGTTACGTTTTACACTCAAAGACATTGTATAAACTTTCGAGCTCATCAGCCGCTCCATGCTGTGATCAGAAGGGAGTATTTGCTATCAATTCATCATCGGCCACAGCTGGTTAGTGATAAAACTAACACACAAAGTCATGAAGTCTGTATATTATGGGATTTGTCAGTGATGTCAAAACTGTGGAAGCCcggagaggcaagtgagaaagaaagaaatgttctggtgatccattttctaagtctgatcaaactgtgtgtgtgtgtgtgtgtgtgtgtgtgtgtgtgtgtgtgtgtgtgtgtgtgtgtgtgtgtgtgtgtgtgtgtgtgtgtgtgcgtgtgtgtgcgtgtgtgtatgagagttAAGAACAGGTGAACATCTGTTTTTGCCAGGTTAATCTTCCATCTGTCTAACAGGTGAAAGTTGTTGTAATGCTCgatttggccacaagaggctgaatgttaaaaataaaaaaaaataatatatctATAAGCATACATGGTTTCTGCCAGATGAGTCTCCAATCACACTATATAGGTAGatacatatactgtgtgtaagttatgtaacattcatgtcatgtctttctttgGCTGCTATTACCGTTTACAACTTACTgttttctaatttatttattgtgtttactATTTTAAGACACATAGAGAGAAGTCTGCGAAATTTCATTGTACACGAGTATAATGACTGATAAAgatattctgattctgattctgattctggctagaaatgtattttaattgcttGTTTTAAGTTCAATGTAAACATGGTAGTTGTGtgcttcagcctcttgtggttgaagtgagtattacaacaacaaacacaacagaaagATTCTCCTGAcgtacaattaaaaaaatcacctgccaaatatttgtttccaCCAATTtacacagatgaaaaaaaagcaatatagAAACATTATCCTGGCAAAATCCATTTTTCACCTAAAACATAAACTGCTATGATATCAGGATTCATCAGGATGACAAACAGGTGTTCAGTGAGATGACCTGCAGAGCGAATATTACCTCGTACAAGTTATAATGTGTGACATGTTGATATAATGTTTACTTGGCTTCTGTCTAACATGGATTGATAAAAGTTCATGAAGTTGTTTAGTTTGCTTTGAGGAAAATATTCTGCTGCACAAGTTCTGATGCAACTATGGCCTCTTTTATGGACTAATTGTTTCCCAGCCGGTCTCTTAAAGTATTTCTTGGATGTCGTCGATGAGACGTGTGGGTTTTTCGCTCCGTGTAATCTGTTTGTCCTGTTATAATGACTCTATTATCTGCTGTTGTCTTGGGAACAGACATATTTGCTCTGCCATACTGAGCCCTGCCATGCACAGGTGCTTTTGTGCTCATGTGTGCTCATGTGTGCACAGGTGAACGCGTGTGTTCAgcgcagtgtgtagtgcagcgGAAAGAGAATCACACTCTGTAATGAAGGATAAAAGCACAAGAAAGGCCCGGTCATTTAAATTACATAAAAAGACACTTTGGGAAAATGGAGGGTCATGTTCTGGACATCCACACAAGCGTCCTGAGGGAGAAGACGTGTGACATATTTTCAATATTCTCCTGCCAGCTGTAGCAGACAAGATTTGTTTGCAAAAACACATCAGTCTTATCAGCCAGAAGCACAAAGTCTGTCTGCAACAGAGAAGCAATTCACAATAATTGAGACTCCCAAATGTAAATCTGATGTGGGGAAGTGCACAAGAAATCTTTGAGAAATTGTCTCCTCAACAGATTTTCGTGAAACAGAAATCCTTCTGGGCCTCTTTTAGTTCATCTTAATATTTAAGGAGGTTGGgttattaaaaaactaaatgcttTAAtggaacaaaacacattttgtaataactgcagctaaaaaaaaatcatttatagCATTGCTCCATGAGGCTGATATTTAAAAGTGGAATAAAATCAAATCTGCTCGCCATCtgcaaagaaaaatgaaaagcaaagtAAAAAGAATTCTGTGTACCTTAGTGTGAGTTTAAAATACTTGTATTTTAGGTCAGTTCAGTGCAGAAGTTCCTCTCAGAACATTTGAAAttgaacattttctgtttcactgCACATCTGTTGAGTCactctttaaatgtttgaacaAACTAGAGTGGGAAGTGTGATAACACATCTACAAGGGGCCTCAGGAAAATATTTTTAGAGTCATTGAGAGTAggaagaggtaaaaaaaaaactgttactCAACATACTTCCAGGTCACAATCTCTTCCTACAACTCCAGCTACGACTAATCAAGAGTCTACAGTCATGCtcgcagctctgtgaggcttcaatgttagcatgctagcagcTGTGCTAACATGCGCATGAGGCAGGCTCTCTCCATCTTAGATTAGcccgttagcatgctaacacttgcTGACAAGCCCTCAACATGAAGTACAtctgaggctgatggaaatgtcattagtATTGCACAAACAAGTAGCAGACAAACTGCAATTTTGAGTCTCTCCACTCGCTCCCTGTTGCTGCTAGCATTGAGTTCAAGTCGCTAAAGCTCGCCTGCATAGCGGCTACTAGCACGGCAGCCACCACCTGCCTGAATCCCCTCATTTGGTTTTATGATTTCAATACAATCTGCAAATGAAAGACGACAATCTGCAACTCTTCTCCTGTTGTCCTCCCTCCAAACATCGGTAGAAGACCGAGCTCCTCTGAGAGTAATTACTCAGCTAATATACTCTTTATCTTTACATAGCTCTTtctaaaaaattaaaaaattattTTTAGGCACTTACATGTTAACTTAATGTAGGTTAAATTGGGTCAGAAACCTCGAAAGGCTTCCTCTTGATCTACTATAACCTCACGTCGTTATACGTCACTTTAGACAAAAGCTTCTGCCAAATGAACACATGTGAATGTAAATGATTATTGACGATTAGAAAATCAAAGAATAAGAATATTAGACGATACAACTGTACAAAGACATCACTACATGAAACCTACtgaaaaacttatttttcatcACAAAATTCAATCTatagttgagtaaatgtatcACACCCCATTAGGCCTCCACAGTTATATCCAGAGTGCCTCTAATGTTTGACACATTTACGAATATACCAATGGCAGCGCTCATCATAAACTGCATGACTCAACCTTTGTTTGGCTCCAATCTACTTTACTATGACTTATTTTGAATGTCTGCCCACACCCACAATGTGAGCTCCATAGGtctgtgagtgagagtgagtcaTTTTGCTCAAACTCTAAATTGACACAGCTGGCAGCCTAAATCCAATTATTATATCATTCtattattaaatcataaatattaGATTTTTCCTGTACTAGAAAAAGGAACATCTCACGGTCATGTAATGGCTTAATGAATTAACCAACAGCCTACACGTCGAGTTCAGAAGCGAAGATCTCGCAGCCTCTCATTTGCCGAGTGACTCAACATTAATCCTCAAAGCAACAATTCTAGTAATAAAATAcgataatagaataataataatattcatgaCTAAATAACTAAAGTTAAATCATTCCTGGGTGTTatctatcattattatttttaacacaaaGCAAGCAACTTCAAAACTGCAACATaagtgttattattaaataataaataagtatgtGTTTATGTAGGACGTCACTACTAACAATAAAAAGCaggtacattttttatttcaaggCCTTTAAAAGATGCACGTGATCATGTTTTTGTAAGaacattaattcattattttcagtgaatgtattcaaatattattagtttatgAAATGGCTAATGTGTTAGCAAAGAGTTGCTTATTTGCACATCTaacagacacaaagcaacattcATTTTGAGTCGTGTTTTTGTCCACCTGATAAATGTCATGCGCCTTTTAGCTCTGCTTGT
This region of Cottoperca gobio chromosome 11, fCotGob3.1, whole genome shotgun sequence genomic DNA includes:
- the kcnk9 gene encoding potassium channel subfamily K member 9; this encodes MALRTGRTWFGQVLRRVFRLQGSWFRRSSSLLCLSANQEQDLGFCHRDHYKAADFHRCSDSGDHRGHRHRSAPFCASTSRRCPHGFPHACCAFPGNPRGHEPLGCRFLLAMKRQNVRTLSLIICTFTYLLVGAAVFDALESDFEMREKEQLEAEEKRLQGKYNISEDDYRKLETIIMEAEPHRAGVQWKFAGSFYFAITVITTIGYGHAAPGTDAGKAFCMFYAVLGIPLTLVMFQSLGERMNTFVKYLLKRIKKCCGMSITDVSMENMVTVGFFSCIGTLCIGAVAFSHYEDWSFFQSYYYCFITLTTIGFGDFVALQKNRALQKKPLYVAFSFMYILVGLTVIGAFLNLVVLRFLTMNSEDERRDAEERASLAGNRNSMIIHIQDESLQRGRRRREPYRQEVTDLQSVCSCMHYHSHDFGSSGGGMGGLGCAFSHQNSFSSQLNPNQYFHSVSYKIEEISPSTLKNSFYPSPISSVSPGLHSFTDNHQLMRRRKSI